The Anolis carolinensis isolate JA03-04 chromosome 2, rAnoCar3.1.pri, whole genome shotgun sequence genome contains the following window.
taaacaggaaataatacttccaaACCAGGACCCAGACACCCGGGACAGGCCTCTGGGGTGAAGGCTAGTGGTTGTCCTCGTTGTACATCGTGAGGTGTAACCCAAGGAAGCCTCACTAGGGCAGTGGGGTCGCCTTTTCGGAGTGTGTTTGTGTTATATTTGGGGGGTGGGCTATTCCGTGCTTTGTGACCTTTGaccctcctctttccttctcccccaaaTCCCAGGGCGGAACCCCCTCCTTGCAAGGAAAACAGGGAGTGCTTGAACTACACGGTGGTCTGCCACGGATCGGGCTATGAGGTGAGGACCCCACTTTGTAGGGAGGGGTTAGGGTCCCCCAAGGGTGGGGTGTGTCCGTCCCCCCATTGACCCCTgtttccccccctccctcccttctgcagGGGCGCCACTACCCGAACTCCTCCTGGGTGGGCACCCGCGTGCAGGACGGCTCCAAGTACTTCTCCGCCGTGGTCAAGTCCTTCTGGCGCCTCTTCCGCTACATCCACTTGGGGGCCAACGAGAGGAGTAAGAGGCGGAAGGGGCCCCCGAGAAGACCCTTCCCCACCGCCAGAGGCCTCTCCCTGCACCTTCACCAGCCCCAGACCCAGGGGCAGGGACTGCAAGGCCCATCACCCCCGCTGCAGAGCATAAACCAGACCCCACCTGCAAAGACCACTATCCTCAGCTACAAAGCCCATTACCCCTGCTGCAGAATTTAGATCAGAGCCCATTAACCCCAGCTGCAAAGCCCATTACCCCCACCGCAGAATCCATAAGGGAGCCCATTGTCCCCAACGGCAAAGCCCACTGTCTTCTACTATAAAGCCCATTACTCCTGCTGCAGAATTCAGATCAGTGCCCATTAACCCAGCTGCAAAGCCCATTACCCCCACTGCAAAATCTATAAAGGAGCCCATTGTTCCCAGTGGAAAGCTCACTATTCTCAGCTACAAAGCCCATCACTCCCAGCTGCAGAATCCAGATCAGAGCCCATTAACCACAACTGCAAAGCCCACTGTCTTCAACTACAAAGCCCATTATGCCTGCTGCAGAATTCAGATCAGTGCCCATTAACCCCAACTACAAAGCCCATTACCCCCACTGCAGAATCTATAAAGGAACCCATTGTCCCCAGGGGAAAGCCCACTATTTTCAGCTACAAAGCTCATCACTCCCATTTGCAGAATGTATATCAGAGCCCATTGTCCCTAAATTCAAATCCCATTATCCTCAACTATGAAGCCCATTACCCCCACTGCAGAATCCATAAAGGAGTCCATTGTCCCCAACGGCAAAGCTCACTATCCTCAACTACAAAGCCCATTACTCCCAGCTGCAGAATCCAGATAAGAGCCCATTGTCCCTAACTTCAAAGCCCACTATCCTCAACTACAAAGCCCATTACCCCTGCTGCAGAATACAGATCAGAGCCCATTAACCCCAACTGCAAAGCCCATTACCCCACTATAGAATAGATCAGAGCCCATTAACCCCAACAGCAGTGCCCATTATGCTCAACTGCAAAGCCCATTACTCCCAGCTGCAGAATCCAGACCAGAGCTCATTAACCCCAACTGCAGAGCTCACTATCCTCAGCTACAAAGCCCATTACTCTCACTGCAAAATCCACATTGGAGTCCATTGTCTCCAAGGGCAAAGCTCACTATCTTCAACTACAAAACCCATTACTCCCACTGCAGAATCCAGATAGGAGTCCATTGTCCCCAACTACAAAGCCCATTATGCTCAACTACAAAGCCCATTACTCACAGTTGCAGAATGCAGATCAGAGCCCATTGTCCCCAACTGCAAGCTTACTATCCTCAACTATAACACCCATTGTCCCCAGCTGCCGAATGTAGATCAGAGCCCATTAACCCCAACTGCAAAGCCCATTACCACCAGTGCAGAATCTAGATCAGAGCCCATTGTCCCTAACTGCAAAGCCCACTATCCTCAACTACAAAGTCCATTACTTCCAGCTGAAGAATGTAGATCAGAACCCATTATCCTCAACTGCCAAGCCCATTACTCCCACTGCAAACTCCAGATCAGAGCCCATTGTCCCCAATTACAAAGCCCATTATCCTCAACTACAAAGCTCATTACCCCACTATAGAATGTAGATCAGAGCCCATTAACCCCAACAGCAGTGCCCATTAACCCCAACAGCAGTGCCCATTAACCCCAACAGCAGTGCCCATTACTTCCAGCTGCAGAATCTAGATCAGAGCCCATTGTCCCCAACTACAAAGCCCATTACTCCCAGATGCAGAGTGTAGATCAGAGTTCATTAACCTCAGCGTCAAAACCCATTATCCTCAACTACAAAGCCCGTTACTCGCAGCTGCAGAGTGTAGACCAGTGTATTATCCTCAACTGCCAACCCCATTAGCCCCACTGCAAACTCCAGATCAGAGCCCATTGTCCCCAATTACAAAGCCCATTATCCTCAACTACAAAGCTCATTACCCCACTCTGGAATGTAGATCAGAGCCCATTAACCCCAACAGCAGTGCCCATTACTTCCAGCTGCAGAATCTAGATCAGAGCCCATTGCCCCCAACTACAAAGCCCATTACTCCCAGATGCAGAGTGTAGATCAGAGTTCATTAACCTCAGCGTCAAAACCCATTATCCTCAACTACAAAGCCCGTTACTCGCAGCTGCAGAGTGTAGACCAGAGCGTATTATCCTCAACTGCCAAGCCCATTACTCCCACTGCAAACTCCAGATCAGAGCCCATTGTCCCCAATTACAAAGCCCATTATCCTCAACTACAAAGCTCATTACCCCACTATAGAATGTAGATCAGAGCCCATTAACCCCAACAGCAGTGCCCATTACTTCCAGCTGCAGAGCCCATTGTCCCCAACTGCAAAGCCCATTACTCCCAGATGCAGAGTGCAGATCAGAGTTCATTAACCTCAATGTCAAAGCCCATTATCCTCAACTACAAAGCTCATTACCCCACTATAGAATGTAGATCAGAGCCCATTAACCCCAACAGCAGTGCCCATTAACCCCAACAGCAGTGCCCATTAACCCCAACAGCAGTGCCCATTAACCCCAACAGCAGTGCCCATTACTTCCAGCTGCAGAATCTAGATCAGAGCCCATTGTCCCCAACTACAAAGCCCATTACTCCCAGATGCAGAGTGTAGATCAGAGTTCATTAACCTCAGCGTCAAAACCCATTATCCTCAACTACAAAGCCCGTTACTCGCAGCTGCAGAGTGTAGACCAGAGCGTATTATCCTCAACTGCCAAGCCCATTACTCCCACTGCAAACTCCAGATCAGAGCCCATTGTCCCCAATTACAAAGCCCATTATCCTCAACTACAAAGCTCATTACCCCACTCTGGAATGTAGATCAGAGCCCATTAACCCCAACAGCAGTGCCCATTACTTCCAGCTGCAGAATCTAGATCAGAGCCCATTGCCCCCAACTACAAAGCCCATTACTCCCAGATGCAGAGTGTAGATCAGAGTTCATTAACCTCAGCGTCAAAACCCATTATCCTCAACTACAAAGCCCGTTACTCGCAGCTGCAGAGTGTAGACCAGAGCGTATTATCCTCAACTGCCAAGCCCATTACTCCCACTGCAAACTCCAGATCAGAGCCCATTGTCCCCAATTACAAAGCCCATTATCCTCAACTACAAAGCTCATTACCCCACTATAGAATGTAGATCAGAGCCCATTAACCCCAACAGCAGTGCCCATTACTTCCAGCTGCAGAGCCCATTGTCCCCAACTGCAAAGCCCATTACTCCCAGATGCAGAGTGCAGATCAGAGTTAATTAACCTCAATGTCAAAACCCATTATCCTCAACTACAAAGCCCGTTACCCCCAGCTGCAGAGTGTAGACCAGAGCGTATTATCCTCAACTGCAAGGCCCATTAACCTCAACCCAAGGGCCAGCATTCCTAGCTGCAGGATGTGGAGGAAGCCCATTATCCCCAGCTGCAAGACCGTCCATCTGCAGATGCGGGGGCTGTCGGTCGGAGCTCCTTCTTCCCCATCCCAAAGCCCATCCTCCCAGACTGCAGAGCCCCTTCACCCCCAACTGCAAGGCCCATTGTCCATGAGTCGGGATGGCCACAGCGAAGCCCCTGACAGTGCAGGCCGTGCAGGACTCATGGGGTGCTTCCCAGGGCTCTCTTCCCAAACCCAATGGGGAAGGGGGGCATTTCCCCATCTCCCACCAAAGGGGCGGGGTGGGGGGGTCTGCTTCCTCCTGTATCCCCCCACTCGCCCACCCACCCCCATTGACTTCGTTCCCCGAAATCCACAGAGGCCACCATCCCGATGACGTCGCCGGTCCTGACCCGGGTGGAGGAGGCGGAGGGGTCCTTCGAGGTCTACTTCATGCTGCCCGAGGCCTTCAGGGCGGACCCCCCGAAGCCCACCGAGGAGACGGTGAGAGGGAGGGCGGGGGGCTCACGGGGGAGAGGGACCCCTCATAGGATCTGTTGCTCTCCGGGGCTGGGACTCCCGTCTCTACTTCACTCACACTCCCATCCAGGGTACAAGAGCAAAGCGGTTCATGGAAGAATAGATCTCAAAAGCAAAAGAGTCCAGATATTAAAGTCAAAAGATCAGGAATAATCCTTAGAATTCAAAGGACATGATATGCATCAAAAACCCAGAAAGATCCAAAACATGCGATACAGGAACAGTCTTTAGAAACTTGAGACATGAACACAAGGAAACCTGGAGCTAGAAATCCCTTAGAagccttgaatcatagaatcatagaatagtagagttggaagttggaagagaccacatgggccatctagtccaaccccctgctaagaagatgTTGACTTGGCAGACGTTCTATACGCCAACGTCAACATTGCCTAGACTGACAAAACACCCCAGTTGGCTTTTCTAACATAGGCAGaaatgttggggattgtggatgataggtgGAAGCTCTTTCGTGTGCCCGTGAGCCCACAGTCACCCTGCGGAATGATGCACCACTCggctttgcagaacaaacaacACGGGAACCTTTACTACGTCCAAGAGATCCACAGAACAAGGGTacttacaatagtccctctgactgCTTACAGAAATCCACAGTCACAAGCAGTCCTGTCTTAGTTCATagatctgcttcagtgaagatcagcagcaaacaatgTCAGCGTGAAGGTCAGGGTGCGagttgggtgggtttcttcaaactccatcaatcatcttctccagcaccctgatgaattggttgcaatcgtctgccacaccaattcctctgttcaaatgtcagactcaaagagatctctagtctaaagtccaaacatttattcaatatctataatacatatttacaaagcacagcaaaagccatcgctctgagctggcattcttctatagcctctttgctcggcaagcaccagctcaactcactcagagataagaagcacattcctcagtaggaaggaagttccgacctccaaaggccagaaatcatgcctgataggtcaacagcaggctgtcagtcaaaactagcctgctgttaactgggttgttgtatgtctttcgggctgtgtggccatgttccagaagcattctctcctgacgtttcgcccacatctatggcaggcatcctcagaggttgcctgccatagatgaggatgatctgaggatgcctgccatagatgtgggcgaaacatcaggagagaatgcttctggaacatggccacacagcccaaaagacatacaacaaccctgtgatcccggccatgaaagccttcgacaacacactgctgTTAAcggtttcattactgaaacacacactcttgcaaaaacagcagaaacacttgatttacatttgatacacatacaaccataatccaacaaacaagacctcagaaatagtcaggcctctctgagtacagagccatcttcttcccagccagtactcagtagactcacacacacagagagagagatagaaaccTGTGcaaaccagttctccagcagcagggtaGCAATAGTTAcaaaccgattcccaggtccttgcaaacccggccaatcggcttcatgcatttgattttccagtcaacacacatataatatctttgcaaaccatgacaagaaAGTCATGCTGTTTCCCCTGAGAAGCTGATAAGGGCTCTTTGTCTAATAGGTGGCTTGACCTTCGTACTCTCTCTTGAGAACTTCGATGTTGATGGAACATACATCTCCTATCTCCCTGCTGCTCATTAGTCCGTCCACCTAGACTTTCATTCTCCTCCTCTGAGCTCAGTTCTGTCTCTGACCTTGCTTCTCTAGGGAACAGCCTTTCTGGAATGAAGAAAGAGAGACCTCTCATTCTCAGGGCTTAAATTTTTGATTGTCCTGCTGGCCTGCAGGTCCAGAATCCCCAGTGTCATCATCAGGCTGCCTAGTAGGCCCATAATCCCCAGTGAGATCAGGTACAGAGGCTGGACTACAGCAGGATCCCCCTtgagttgaccacagagtccaGGGTCAGCCATGAAGGTGGCCAGATTACTCCTTTTGGTGTCTCTGAGGGACCCCTGACCTGACCTCGGGCCCCCATTCTCCCCCCTTGCAGGTCTTCCTGACCACCTCCCCAGAGATGGAGGTCTACGCCCGCTTCTTTGGGGGCTGGATGACGGACAACGTCCAGGAGGAGCAGCTGAAGTCCCTGGATGAAGCCCTCACCCGCGACCAGAGGGCCACACGGCCGGGGCTGCACTACGTGGCCGGATTCAACAGGTGGAGGTCACGCCTGGAAAGTGGGACCGGTGGGGGGCGGGGGGCTTCTTCTGCCCCTCTTGAGGTCTCTGCAGGGCAGGGGGTGCCTCCATGCAGAACTGgctggccttctgtcgggagggcttggaaggTGTCTTCCTATTTCACAGAAGGCGGTCAGGCTGGATGGTCTTTGTGGGTCCCTTCCAATACTAAGAGTCTATTCTTATTCTTCAGCACTCTCCCGGAAGGGCTTGG
Protein-coding sequences here:
- the LOC134295937 gene encoding heme-binding protein 2-like, coding for MLGASSVPVAVFLALVLVGNPGESAERAEPPPCKENRECLNYTVVCHGSGYEGRHYPNSSWVGTRVQDGSKYFSAVVKSFWRLFRYIHLGANERKATIPMTSPVLTRVEEAEGSFEVYFMLPEAFRADPPKPTEETVFLTTSPEMEVYARFFGGWMTDNVQEEQLKSLDEALTRDQRATRPGLHYVAGFNSPFELYNRRNEVWRLAEGDLACPSALQEGPEE